CGATCAGACCCGACGCGAGGAGACTCGACGCGAGCGCTCCGAGCCGGGGGAGCGGGAGCGTGGGGCGAGAGGGGAGGCGCATCGCTGGAAGCGTGACGAATGAGGGGAGAGGGGAAGCGAGGACGTTGCATCCCGTACGCGCGCCGCGCCAGCGCCGGTCGATTCGTCTTGTGGATTCCTTCTCCCCCGGGGCGACGATGGTCCCGGGACCTCCCGTTGGCCATCGACGCGCTCCAGCTTATCTCCCGGTCGTCCCCTGCGCCGAGCGTCCCGCCGCCGCAGGTGGCGACGCCGGCCGTCCCCCTCGCCAAGGAGCGCACCATGAACGCCCGCCTCTTCATCCTCGCCGCTGCGCTGGCCACCTCGTTCCCCGTCGCTGGTGCGCGCGCCCAGGGTGCGCCGAGCGCCCCGAGCTGGATGGGCGAGATGCACCGTGACGTCAATCAGGCGCAACAGAAGATGATCGCCCTCGCCAACGCCATCCCCGAGAGCGCCTACGACTGGCGCCCGAGCCCGGGGACACGGTCGGTGCGCGAGGTGTTCCTGCACGTCGCCTCGGACAACTACTTCATCCCGATCGCCATGGGCAAGCCCGCACCGGAGTCGAGCGGGATCACGAGCGACATGAAGTCGGTGGCGGCGTACGAGCAGCGCAAGCTGGCCAAGGCGCAGATCGTCGCCGAGCTCGAGGCGTCGTACAAGCACCTGCACCAGGGGATGGGGCTCACCACCGACGCCAACGCCACCGAGACGATCAAGTTCTTCGGGCAGGACTGGACGCGGATGCGCGCCATGACGCTGACGGTCACCCACCTGCACGAGCACCTGGGGCAGATGATCGCCTACGCGCGCAGCAACAACGTGGTGCCTCCCTGGAGCAAGTAGCCGAGCCTCCTCCTGCTGCGCCCTCGCATGCCCCGCACGCGCCCGTTCGCCGCCGTCGCCGTCCTCCTCGCGAGCAGCGCGTTGCAGCTCGCCGCGCAGGCACCGGCCCCACGCCTCGCCCCCGCGACGGCGGCGGCCATCGACTCCCTGTTCACCCCCATGTCGCACGCCGGCTCCCCCGGCTGCGCCGTGGGGGTGTTCCAGGATGGCAGCATCACCTTCGCACGCGGCTACGGCTTTGCCAACCTCAATCACGACGTCCCCATCACCCCGGCGACGCGCTTCACGGTGGGGTCGGTCTCCAAGCAGTTCACCGCCGCCGCGATCGCCCTCCTGGTGCGCGCCGGCAAGCTCTCGCTCGACGACGACGTGCGGACGTTCATTCCCGAGATGGAGGATTTCGGCACGCCGGTGAAGGTGCGGCACCTCGTGCACCACACGAGCGGGCTGCGCGACTTCTGGGAGCTGGTGGGGCTGGCCGGCGTGCGCTACGACGACGGCTACACCTCCGACGACATGCTCGCCCTCGCCGCCAGGCAGAAGGGGCTCAACTTCGCGCCCGGCTCCGGGTACCGCTACAGCAACACGGGATACCTGGCGCTGGGCGTCATCGTGCAGCGCGTCACGGGGCAGTCGCTGCGGCGCTTTGCCGACTCGGCGCTCTTCCAGCCGTTAGGCATGCAGCAGACGATGTTCCTCGACGACCACACCGAGGTGGTCCCCGGGCGGGCAATGGCCTACGCCCCGCGCGGCGACGGGTGGCGCATCGACGTCTGGAACAACGACATCGTCGGACAGGGCGGGATCGTGACCTCGCTGGCCGACCTGCAGAAGTGGGACGAGAACTTCTACTCGGGGAAGGTCGGCGGCCCGGAGTTCCTGGCGCTGATGCACCAGGTGGAGCCGCTCACCTCCGGCGCACCCAACCGGTATGCCTTCGGGATCACGGTGGGCTCGTACCGCGGGCAGAAGCTGGTGGAGCACACCGGCTCCACCGGCGGCTATCGCGCGGCGCTGTTCCGATTCCCCGACCAGCACACGTCGTTCGCGATGCTGTGCAACCGCAGCACGACCAACACGTCGCAGCTCTCGCTCCGCATGGCCGACGTGGTGCTGCGCGGGTCGTTGGGGGCGCCGACGGCGCGCGAGACGGCGGCCGGCGAGGAACGCGCCGCCGGGCGCACGGCGGGCCCCGCGCGCCCGGGCGAGCACCCGGCGATCGCGGGGCGCTACGCCAGCCCGGAGCTGATGGGAGCCGTGTACGAGGTGACGCAGGCACCTGACGGGTCCTTGCAGCTGAGGCGGCCGCGCGCCGCCGCGGTGGCGCTGTCACCGCTCGGGCCGGCCCTCTCCTACGCCGCCGGCGAGTCCCTCACGCTCACCTTCGACACGCCCGTGAAGGGACGGTCCCCCGGCTTCCGCCTCGACGCCGATCGCGTGCAGCACATCCGGTTCGAACGCGTGGTGCGCTGAGCGCGCCCTCGCGAGACACACACCCGACCATCGCCAACGACGGACCCACCCTTCCGTGCACTCACCCGACGAACTCCTCGAGCAGATGGAGGCGGAGCTGGCCGCCTCCGACTTCGGACTCCCCGCCGCCGAGGGAAGCTGGACCGGCGCCCGCGACATCGACCGCCGTCACTTCATGTTCGTTTCGCTGGTCACCGCCGCGGCGAGCACGCTGGGTGCTGCCACTGCGCTCCGCGCGCAGGAGGAAACGGCCGGCGCCGCCCCGGCGCGCCCGGCCGCGCCAACACAGCCGCAGGCGCTGCAGCCGCCGCAGGCGCTGCAGCCGCCGCAGCCGCAACAACCGCCGCTCCCGCTCGGCAACGGCGAGGCGCCCGCGCTCCAGTTCCAGCCATACCCCGCGGGGACGGGCGCCCTCATGGAGCGGCTCGCGCGCGAACGCGGGCGCGCGGCATTCGACCGGGCGGTGTTCGAGGTGCCGAAGTGGACGGGGCCCGTCCCCACCTCGCCCGACGACCTGGCCTTCCTCCCCGCGCACCGCCTGGCCGCACTGCTCCGGGCGAGGCGGGTCACGTCGTTGCAACTGACGGAGCTGTACCTGTCGCGCCTCGAGCGCCTCAACCCGACGCTCAACTGCGTGGTGACGCTCATGGCCGACCAGGCGCGCGCCGAGGCGCGCCGGGCCGATGCCGAGATCGCGGCCGGGAAGTGGCGCGGGCCGCTGCACGGGATCCCGTACGGGGTGAAGGACCTCTTCTCGACGAAGGGGGTCCCCACGACCTGGGGGGCCGCCGACTTCAAGGACCGCGTCATCGACGAGGACGCGGAGATCGTCATCCGGCTGCGCCAGGCGGGGGCGGTCCTGGTGGCCAAGCTCTCCACCGGGCTCTTCGCCCAGAACGATTGGTGGTTCGGCGGGCGCACGAACAACCCGTGGAACCTCTCGCAGGGGTCGAGCGGATCGTCGGCGGGGCCGGCCTCGGCGGTCGCCGCCGGCTGCGTCGCCTTCGCCATCGGGACGGAGACGCAGGGGTCGATCGTCTCCCCCGCGGTGCGCTGCGGAATCTCGGCGCTGCGCCCCACCTTCGGGCGCGTCTCGCGGCACGGCGGGATGGTGCTGGCCTGGTCGCAGGATCGCGTGGGGCCGATGTGCCGCACCGCCGAGGACTGCGCGATGGTCTTCAGCGTGCTGCATGGCGTGGACGAGAAGGACCCGTCGACGGTGACGACACCGTTCGCCTTCGATCGCCGGGTCGCGCTGGCGTCGCTGCGCATCGGCGTCGACCCCAACGCGCCGAAGGAGCTGGTGGCGAAGCTGCGCGAGCTGGGGATGACCCCGCGCGAGATCGGCCCGCGGCCGGCAATCCCGGGGATGCAGGGGGGCGGGCTCGGCGTGGAGTACGCGGCGGCCTTCGATGCCTACGTGCAGCGCAAGGCGAAGGAGACGGGGCTCGACCTCGACAACCTCCCGCCGCTCCCGGCGCCGGGGACCCCGCCGGCGGCACCGGCGTCCAACGCCTCCCCCGCCAGCCCCATGGCCCCCGCCGACTGGAACCCGCGCTTCGTCAACGGGCGCCGGACGCGCGGCTTCGACTTCCTCCAGGTGCAACGCCGCCGCTACGCGATGATCGTGAAGTGGGGCGAGTTCATGCGCGACCTGGACATGTTCATCGCCGCGCCGATGGCCGACGTCGCGGCGAACGCCCAGACGGGGCACCCCTGCGTCGTCCTGCCCTACAAGTTCGACGTCCCCCCCGTCGCGCAGTTCGGGCAGCGTCCCCCCGCCGACACCACGCCGCCGGCGCCCACGCTCGCCCCCCAGCCCGTCTGCGCCACGATCATCGGCGCGCTCTACGCCGACGACCGGATCCTCTCCGTGGCGCACCAGTTCCAACTGGCGACCGACTTCCACGCGCGGCGCCCGGCGCTGTAGCCGGCGGCGCGGGGGAGCGCATGCCCTGACGTGTCGGGGAGGTGACGTATCGGGGAGGTGCCGCCGGGCCGGCCCAGGCTCCCCCTCATCGGCACACCACCTCCCACCGCTTGGGCTCGAACGTCGTCCCCGACACCGGGTCGTAGCGGTACGTCCCGTTCATCACCAGGTGGAAGTCCGGTGCCGCCGTCGCCGACACCACACGGAAGATGGCCACCTGGTCGGATTCGGAGGCGCCGGTGCTCGTCTGCATTACGTAGTCGCTGTTGGAGACCTGCAGGTGGCGATACGTGAGCCCCGTCGACGTCCCCGTGCCGGAAAGGTTGCCGTTGAGGTGCGACTTGATGCGCAGCACGTCGACACTCCCCCAGATGCGCGTAGTGACGTTCAGCGATCCGCGCACGGCGAGCGTCTCGCTGATGCACGGCCCCGCAACCGTGATGTCGATGGGGACGCGCTGCACGGTCACCTCGACCGGAGCCCCGAGCCCCGCGAGGAGGGCGGGCGTGTCGACCGGCACCGTGGGGAGCGAATCCTGGCATGCGGCAAGCAGCAGGGCGAGTCCGGTGAGTACGATGCGGCGCATGGGGTCTCGGTTCAGGGGTCCGGTGGTGAAGGTCGGCGGTGCACCCGAAGGCGCAGCGCCAGACCTTAACGCCTACTCAAGAATCGCACCATACGGGTGCAACCGGGCCCAGCCGCAACGCCCGTCGAGCGCCGCGGCCGGGCGATCACGGCCACCGCGCCGCGTACGAGGATCGCATCAGGGCCACGGGAGCGGGATCACGGCGAACCGCGAACGGGCGGCGGGATCGTCCTCCCCGGCGAAGTAGCGGGCAATCTCGCGCCGGGCGCTGGCCCGCAGCGCCTGGTCGCCGACGCTCCCCCCGCTCATGGCCGCCATCCGGGCGTCGAGTTGCTGCAGCTGCCACTCCGCCGCCTGGCGCACCTCGGCGAGCGCCTGCTTGTCACCCGCGCGGTCGAGCAGCGTGTTGAGCACGACGCGCTGTACCGTGCGCCGCAGCACCTGCGCCGCCGGCTCCCCGTCAGGCGCAGCCCCCCACGTGCGGTCGACGACCGTCTTCAGCACCTCGTCCAGGGTGGGGAGCCCGCGGTCACGCGCGGCGAACTGCGCCACGCGCGCCAGCCGCTCGCGATGCAGCACCCCCTCGATCACCTCGGTGGCCAGCCCGCCGGCCAGCGAGATCTGGTCGAAGGCGGGGCCTCCCGCCGACCCGATCCACTCGAACGACTGGTCGCCGCCGTAGGGGACGGGGGGGATGAGCCTCATCACGCGCTCCGGGACCTGCAGCTCCGCGGGCTCGAGGGCGTCGAGCGCCATCCGCAGCGCCCGGCGCTGCGACTCGGCGGGGAGGATGGTCGTCGGTGCCTGCCCGTCACCGCGCATCGCATAACGATAGTCCATCCCGCCCACGTACTTCACCAGCCCTTCCAGCGAATAGCGGTGATGCAGGTAGACGTGCGCGAAGCGCATGTTGAGCAGATACATCGGCTCGCCGGGCTCGAGGGCGCGCTCGTCGAACTTGTCGATGGCGATGCGGCGCACCGTGCTCGTCCGCTCGACGGCGTCGAACATCGTCTTCCCCTCGACCCAGCGCGTCACCTCGGGGATCGATCCCGTCGCATCGGCATCCTGGTCGGCGACGAAGCGAACGTCGCGATCGAGCATCTCCTTGATGATCTTCGCGAGTCCCGCCCGCTCGCTCGCCGCGTCCGGGTACCAGGTGTGACCGTAGCGGATGGCCAGCGAGTCCCACGCCCCGGCAAACGGCGCATAGGCCTGGCGCAGGTCGAGGGTGCCGCGCGCGTCCACCGTGATGAGCGGGAAGGGATAGTCCATCACGCTCGACCGTCCCTGGGTGTGGGCGATGTAGTTGTGCGACATCCCCAGCGTGTGGCCGATCTCGTGCGCCACATGCTGGCGGCGCCGCATCATCGCGAAGTCCTCGGCGCTCACATTGAGCCCCGACGGCCCTGCCGCCGGGACGAGCCCTGCATAGATGTTGTAGTCGACCAGGGAGCGCCAGGCGTCCATGCGGACCACCGTCCGGAGGATCTCGCCGGTGCGCGGGTCACCGAGCGACGGCCCCACGCTCGGTCCGGGAAGGTTGCGATGCACCCAGTAGATCATGTTGTAGCGTGCATCCATCGGGTCGGCCCCGGCCGGGAGGTCGCGCACCTGGAAGGCGTTCTTCCACCCAGCCCCCTCGAAGACCTTGTTCCACCACATCCCCCCCTCGCGGAACGCCGAGCGGTAGGGTTCGGGGATGGCGGGGTCGAGGTAGTAGACGATCGGCTGCACCGGCTCCGTGAGCTGGCCGCGCAGGTAGGCGGCCGGGTCCTTCGGCACCAGGCGCCAGCGCGCCGCATAGCCGGCGCGATAGGTCCCGTCCAATCCCTGCCCGAAGTCGTTGAACTGCTGCCCGAAGAGCCCCGCGCGCGAGTCGGCCTGGCGAGGGCGGAACCCCTGCGTGTCGGGGAGGGCCACCAGCGAGTGGTGCACCTCGAAGGTCGGCGAGGCGGCATCGGGGGCGGCGCGGCGCAGCGCGAAGCCGGGATTGTCCACCGCGAAGGTCAGGACGGCGTGGATCTCCGTGTTGCGCGGGAACGCCCTGGTGCGCGAGGGGTCGATCCAGCTGCGATTGGCGTCCACTCGCCCGTTCCCCTGCTGCGAACGCCTGATGCTCTCGGCGATGCCGTACGTGTCGCTCAGGAAGAGCGCGGTCGCGTCGGCGACCAGGACGCCGTTTGCCTCCGACTCGATGGGGAAGGCGGCGACCACGGTGGTCGGGAACGCCTCGGCGGCGCCCCGCTGTCCGGCAGGGTCGGCGCCTAACGCGCGCGCCTGGTAGTTGTCGCGCACCATCACCACGCGCTTGCCGCGGCGCTCCAGCCGCACCACCACGCTCGCCCCGGTCTGCCCGCGGTCGAGCCCGAGCGCCGGGACGCCCGCGCCCGTCGCCAGGACGCTCTGGTGCAGGAAATCCTTCCCCAGCCGCTCGGGGGTGATCTCGAGGAGGACCTTGTTGCGGTCCTGGTCGACGCGGACGCCGATGAACGGAGCGTCGGCGCCCCCCTGGGCCAGGGCGTGGCGAGCGGGCGCGACGGCCATCAGGGCGATCGCGAGGAAGACGTGGAGTCGGCGTGTCGAGCGTGGCATGGGAGCGACGGTGGCGGCGACCGGAGCCGCGTTCTCGGGATGTGGCATCGTGGCGCGGAACCTCGAACGCCGGGACGATGCCTGGGATAAAGTGCTGGCGTGTCGCGCCATCGGCCAGCGGTGGCGCGCGCATTCCCGCACCATACATTCGGAGTCCATTCCGCCGCTTCCTCGCCATGCCGCACTTCCGGACCGCCGCGCTGCGCGGTGCGCTCGTCGCCGCCACGGTCGCGGCACCCGCCTCCGCCCAGCCGCCGCGCGTCGAGGGGAGCGGCGAACGCGCAGGCGTTCGCCATCCCACCGTGTGCACCTTGGGCCACCGCACCCCCTTCGGCGGCGATGACGGGGCGACGAGCGAGTGACTCGATCGCGCGACGACTGGTTGTGGGGATGGGATGACACGCCGGGCATCGTCTCGGTGTGGGGCGAGGCCGACGGGCGCATCACGCTCTGGCGCCGACTGCCCGACGGCGGCGAACTGGTGCGCGAATCGGTGGCCTTTCGACCGTGGCTCCTCGTTTCCCACCTGGAGGACGTGCGCCACCTGGGCGACCGGCTCGTCCCGTCGGGCGGCGCGATTCCGCGCCGGGGGCGCGGGCCCGATGCGGTGACGTGGCGCGAACTGGACGGCGCGGGTGAGCTGCGCTACCTGCTGCGCGCCCGGAGCCTGGCGACGCTGACGAACGCGGTGCTGCACGGAGCGTCCAGGCGCCTGGGGCATCCCCTGCGACACGTGCGCGAACTGGGGGACGGGGCGTTGCTCCTCCTCCCGCCCGAGGAGCAATACCTGGTGGCGACGGGGCGCAGCTACTTTCGCGACCTCCCGTTCGAGCGGCTGCAACGCCTGCAGGTGGACCTGGAGACGACGGGACTCGACCCGGGACGCGACCGGATCTTCATGGCCGCGGTGCGGCTGCCGTCAGGGGCAACGAGGCTGCTCGAGGCGCCGACGGTCGACGACGCCGGCGAGGCGGCGCTCATCCGGCAGCTGGTGGCGACGATCGCCGCCGCCGACCCCGACGTCATCGAGAACCACAACCTGCACGGTTTCGACCTCCCCTTCCTGGCCGAGCGCTCGCGGAGACTTCGCGTCCCGTTGGCGCTGGGGCGCATCGGCGCCCCGGGCCTTCGCGAGCGGGCGGCCATGCGCGGCGCCATGGCCAGCGGCGCCGCGGCAGGCGGTGCCACCCGGCAGCGCATCCGGTACGTGATTCCCGGGCGCGAGCTCATCGACACGCTCGACGCCGTCCGGCGGCACGACTTCTCGTCGCGCGACCTGCCGGGCCACGGCCTCAAGGCGGTGGCCCGGCATTTCGGGCTGGCGCGCGACGACCGGGTGGAGATCCGGGGCGACCGCATCTTCGCCGTCTACCAGCAGGACCCCGGCCGAGTGCGTCGTTATGCGGCCAGCGATGTCGAGGAGGTCGAGGGGCTCGCCCGCCTCCTGGGCGGGGCGGCCTTCGCCCTCGCCCGCATGGTGCCGCGCCGATACGAGCGCGTGGCCGACGCGGGTGCCGCCACCGGCGTCATCGATCCGCTCCTGGTGCGCGCCTACCTGCGCGCCGGCGTGGCCCTCCCGGCGCATGCGCCGGCGTCGCCCATCGAGCACACCGGCGCCGCGTTGCACCTGTTCGCCGCCGGGGTCGCCCATCGCGTGGTCAAGGCCGACGTGGCCTCGCTGTACCCGTCGCTCATGCGCGCCTATCGCATCGGCCCGGCGCGCGACCACCTGCGGGCGCTCCTCACCCTCGTCGACGCCCTCGTGACCCAGCGACTGGAGGCCAAGGCCCTGGCGCGGCAGGCCCCGGCCGGGTCGGCCGAACGCTTCACCCACGAGGCGGTATCGGCGGCGATGAAGATCGTCGTCAACTCCGCCTACGGATACCTTGCGGCTGGCGGAGGCCTGACCCGGTTTGCCGACGTGCGGGCGGCCAACGAGGTCACGCGGCGGGGGCGCGAGCTGCTCGAGCTCCTGTGCCGCGAGCTGGCGGCGCGCGGCGTCACCCTCCTCGAGGCCGACACCGACGGCGTCTACTTCGCCGTCCCCGAGGGATGGCGCGAGGACGACGAGCGGCGCGTGGTCGCCGAGGTCGCCGCCCTCCTCCCGCCACGCGTGCAGCTGGAGTTCGAGGGGCGCTACGCCGCCATGCTCTCGCACGAACCCAAGAACTACGCCCTCCTCACCTACGCCGGGACGCTCCACCTGCGCGGGGTCGCCTTCCGCTCGAGCCGTACCGAGCCCTTCGCCATGGACTTCCTGCGACGTGCCATCGCGGCGCTGCTTCGCGGCGACGTCGAGGGGGTGCGCGCCGAGTACCTGTCGACGGCGGCGCGCCTGCGTGAGCGCCGGTACGAGACACGCGAGGTGTCGTCCCGCGTCCGCCTCACCAAGTCGCCCGCCGAGTACCACGCCGTGCGTGACCGGCGGCGCGAACTGGCGTACGAGGCGATGCTCGCCAGCGGGCGTGCGACCTGGAACGTGGGCGAGCGCGTGCGGATCTATCGCACCGCCACGGGACACGGGGGCGTGGTACGCGAGCACGACGCCGACGAGCACGCCCCTCCCGACCCGCGCGACTACGACGTGGCGCACTACCAGCGCCTGCTGCGCGAGACGTATGCGGCGCGGCTCGCGCGCGCCTTCACCCCCGGCGACTTCGCCACGGTCTTCGCCGACCCCGAGCAGCCGTCGCTGTGGAGCGGCGCACTGGCTGGGGTGCGCCCGATGTTGGCGCCGGTGCGACCGGCACGCGCATACTAGCCCGTGCCGGCGCACGGCACACGTCACGGTTCCGGCGCTCCCACCCTCGACCCGACGGGCCGCCTCACGCGGTGCCTCACGCGGTGCCTGGCGCGGTGCCTCACGCAATGTCTCACGCGGTGCCTCACGTGGTGCCTAACGTGGCGCGGGGACGAACTCCGTCCACGCGATCGCCGGCCGCGCCTGGACGGAGAAGAGCGAATCGACCGGCAACCCCTCGCGCGCCACCGCCCGCCGCAGCTCGATCGCCGGCGTCCGGAAGTACCCCTTCTGCTGGCGGTCGGCGAAGACGAGGTCCGAGCCGTACAGCAGCTTGTGCCCGGGGAAATACGCCATCACCATCCGCTCCGCGTACGCCCCCCCGACGGGATGGAGCTCGATCCGGTTGGTCCCCGTCCCGATCACGGTCCTGCGGTTGACGGGGATGAACCGCGGCGCGCGCGGCGCGCGCTGCAGGCGATCGGGATGCGAGGCGTGCGACGACTTCACCACCCGCGTCAGGAACGGGATGCTGCGCGCGTGGACGTAGATGGGGATGCCGCGCGCCACCGCCTCGCGCACCCCACCCACGTGCGCCCACGGATCCGACGACATCACGATCGCCTTCACCGGGAGCGCCGGATACTTCGCCGCGAGGTAGTCGAGCACCTGGCCCAGGTACCGTCCCGTGAGGTGCGCCTCGAACAGGATGATCCCGTCGTCCTGGCGCACGGCCGTCATCGTCCAGAAGTCGCGCATCCGGATGATCCCCTCGCGCAGCTCCTCCGGCTCGCCGCGACTTCCGAAGGCGAAGTTGGGGGGGCTGTTGCGCGCGTTGTCACGGTACAGGGCGCGCAGCGAGTCCGAGACGACGAAGAGGCCGGCCGGCAGCTCGGCCGCCTCCAGGGCGACGGTCGCGATGGTCATGTCGCGCAGCAGCTCGCCGTCGAGCGTGACGCGGTACTGATGGGGCCACCACACCTCGCCGGCTTCCGCCGTCCAGTTGTCGTAGTCCGCGCGCAGGCGCACGTCGCCGAAGGGGGCGCGGCGGAAGTCGTGCGCGAACTCGCCATGCAGCTCCACCGCCACCGGCAGGTGCGAGTCGCGCGAGAGCTCGATCGACATCCGCCGCCCCTCCCACGGGAACGACACGACGTCGTGCACCACCCCGTGCCGCACCACGGGGCGCTCGAGCCGGAGCGCGGCGGATGCCGCCGCCAGCTGCAGCGCGCGGTCGGGATGCATCGCCACGTACGCCGACAGGTCGTCGTGGAACATCGGGAGCGCGGGCATCTCGTTCGTCCCCTGCCTGAGGGTCACGACGCTGTCGGTCAGGAGGGTGATGCGCTCGGGCGAGTTCCCGGCGGCGCCCAGCGATACCTCGGTGCGCCGCAGGCGGGTGCCGCCCGCCGGCCGGAGCTCGGTGAAGCGGCTGTAGGACACGCGCCAGGGCCCCTCGGGGCGCTCGGCGTTGCCGATCATGTACTCGTGCATGACGCCCGTCGTGGCCACGGCGCGGGCCTGGGCAATCGCCTCGCCCCCGATGGCCGCCTGCGCCTGGCGGACCAGTGCGGCGGCATCGGCGCGCTGCGCGACGGCGCCTCGGGAAACGGCAGCAGACGCGGCGATGACGGCCGCGGCGAAGATCAGTCGGTGGCGGTGCATGGCTCCTCGGGGTTGGGCACGCGCAACCTACGCCCTCCGGTTCCCGCGGATGCACGCCGTGTCGCGAACGGTCGATGCCGTGTCGCGAACGGCCGGCGTGGCTCAGCCGATCGCGCGCGCGCGGAGGGCCGCGTCCACGTCGTCCCAGCGGCGCCGGCTCACCGGGATCGCCGCCCCGCCCGCCAGCTGCAGCTCGCGCTTGCCGCCCGGACGCACCCGCACCGCCATCACCCGGTCGAGGCGCACGATGTAGCCGCGGTGCACGCGCACGAAGCGCGCATCCAGCTCGCGCTCGAGCGCCTCGAGCGCCCGCCTGACGAGAAGCTTCCTCCCCCCGGCGTGCACCGCCGCGTACACGTCATCGGCCTCGATATAGTCCACCTCGTCGAGCCGCACGATCACGTCGCGGTCGCGCACGCGCGCCACCAGGTGGCGCCCGGGGCGCGTCGCCTCCGCGCCGAGCCGCTCGCGCACCCGGGCCACCGCGCGATCGAGCCGATCCTGCACCACCGGCTTGGTGATGTAGTCCACGGGCTCCGCGTCGTAGGCGGGGAGCGCGAACGCCTCGTACGCGGTCACGAAGACGACCAGGGGGCGCCCCGCCTCACGCCCCGCGGCCAGCTCCAGCCCGCTCATGCCCGGCATGCGGATGTCGAGGAAGACGACGTCCGGCGCATCCGTCGCCATCCACGCGCGCGCCTCGACCGCATCGCCGCACTCGGCGATCACCTCCACGTCGGGGTGCGCGGCCAGGAGCTGCCGCATGGCCCGGCGCGAGAGCGGCTCGTCGTCGACGACGAGGGCGCGGATCGTCATGCGCCGCGCCGGAAGGGGAGGGTGACGGTGGCCACTGCCCCCGTTCCCCCCGGCGGCGTCGCCAGCGTGAGGGTCCCGCCCGCGCCGTACAAGCGCTGCAATCGCGCCCGCGTATTGGCGACCCCGACCCCGGTCCCTCCCGCCGTCGCCGAGACCGCCGGGCCGTCGT
This region of Gemmatimonadetes bacterium SCN 70-22 genomic DNA includes:
- a CDS encoding DNA polymerase II; its protein translation is MTRSRDDWLWGWDDTPGIVSVWGEADGRITLWRRLPDGGELVRESVAFRPWLLVSHLEDVRHLGDRLVPSGGAIPRRGRGPDAVTWRELDGAGELRYLLRARSLATLTNAVLHGASRRLGHPLRHVRELGDGALLLLPPEEQYLVATGRSYFRDLPFERLQRLQVDLETTGLDPGRDRIFMAAVRLPSGATRLLEAPTVDDAGEAALIRQLVATIAAADPDVIENHNLHGFDLPFLAERSRRLRVPLALGRIGAPGLRERAAMRGAMASGAAAGGATRQRIRYVIPGRELIDTLDAVRRHDFSSRDLPGHGLKAVARHFGLARDDRVEIRGDRIFAVYQQDPGRVRRYAASDVEEVEGLARLLGGAAFALARMVPRRYERVADAGAATGVIDPLLVRAYLRAGVALPAHAPASPIEHTGAALHLFAAGVAHRVVKADVASLYPSLMRAYRIGPARDHLRALLTLVDALVTQRLEAKALARQAPAGSAERFTHEAVSAAMKIVVNSAYGYLAAGGGLTRFADVRAANEVTRRGRELLELLCRELAARGVTLLEADTDGVYFAVPEGWREDDERRVVAEVAALLPPRVQLEFEGRYAAMLSHEPKNYALLTYAGTLHLRGVAFRSSRTEPFAMDFLRRAIAALLRGDVEGVRAEYLSTAARLRERRYETREVSSRVRLTKSPAEYHAVRDRRRELAYEAMLASGRATWNVGERVRIYRTATGHGGVVREHDADEHAPPDPRDYDVAHYQRLLRETYAARLARAFTPGDFATVFADPEQPSLWSGALAGVRPMLAPVRPARAY